One stretch of Chryseobacterium indologenes DNA includes these proteins:
- the glpK gene encoding glycerol kinase GlpK, which translates to MNEKLILALDQGTTSSRAILFNHSGEIKYVSQKDFRQIFPTPGWVEHDPNEIWSSQISVAAEIIAKAGISGLEVAAIGITNQRETTIVWDKETGEPIYNAIVWQDRRTSKYCDELKEQGHAEIIKEKTGLVLDAYFSATKLKWILDNVEGAREKAEAGKLCFGTVDTWLVWKLTRGKMFITDVSNASRTMLLNIHTLEWDQDLLNLFNIPKAILPEVKQSSEIYGETATTLFSTKIPIAGIAGDQQAALFGQMCINPGMVKNTYGTGCFLLMNTGKEAVSSKNNLLTTVAWKINGEVNYALEGSVFVGGAAIQWLRDGLKLIHSSDEVNDLAASVEDNGGVYFVPALTGLGAPHWDQYARGTIVGITRGTTDGHIARATLEGIAFQVYDIVKSMEADSGRASLELRVDGGASASNLLMQIQSDLFGFKITRPKTLETTALGAAYLAGLAVGYWKNIDEIQAQWIVDKDFHPQLEKEKVDAMVHSWNKAVSRAQSWIED; encoded by the coding sequence ATGAATGAAAAGTTAATCCTCGCTTTAGATCAGGGAACTACTTCCTCCAGAGCGATTCTATTCAACCATAGCGGAGAGATCAAATATGTATCTCAAAAAGACTTCAGGCAAATCTTCCCTACTCCAGGTTGGGTAGAGCATGATCCTAATGAAATCTGGTCATCACAAATCTCCGTTGCTGCAGAAATTATTGCCAAAGCAGGTATTTCCGGACTGGAAGTAGCCGCTATCGGAATCACCAACCAGCGTGAAACAACTATAGTTTGGGATAAAGAAACCGGAGAACCTATTTATAATGCTATTGTATGGCAGGATCGAAGAACCTCCAAATATTGCGATGAGCTGAAAGAACAAGGACACGCAGAAATTATCAAGGAGAAAACAGGTCTTGTATTGGATGCTTATTTTTCTGCTACCAAATTAAAATGGATCCTTGACAATGTAGAAGGGGCGAGGGAAAAGGCTGAAGCCGGAAAATTATGCTTCGGAACTGTTGATACCTGGCTAGTATGGAAACTAACCCGTGGAAAAATGTTTATCACGGATGTTTCGAATGCCAGCAGAACAATGCTTTTGAATATTCATACATTAGAATGGGATCAAGATTTATTGAACCTTTTCAATATTCCTAAAGCTATTCTTCCTGAAGTAAAGCAAAGCAGTGAAATATATGGTGAAACAGCGACTACTCTATTCTCTACCAAAATTCCTATCGCCGGAATTGCCGGAGATCAGCAGGCTGCTTTATTTGGGCAGATGTGCATTAATCCCGGAATGGTAAAAAATACTTATGGAACAGGTTGTTTCCTATTAATGAATACAGGAAAAGAAGCAGTTTCTTCAAAGAATAATCTTCTAACAACGGTTGCCTGGAAAATCAATGGAGAAGTTAACTATGCATTGGAGGGAAGTGTATTTGTAGGAGGCGCTGCTATTCAATGGCTGAGGGATGGCCTTAAACTTATTCATTCTTCCGACGAAGTAAATGATCTGGCAGCTTCTGTTGAAGATAATGGTGGGGTTTACTTTGTACCCGCTCTTACAGGCTTAGGAGCTCCTCACTGGGATCAATATGCCCGTGGGACTATTGTAGGAATCACCCGTGGGACTACAGACGGACATATAGCCAGAGCAACATTGGAAGGAATTGCCTTCCAGGTATATGATATTGTAAAGTCTATGGAAGCTGACTCAGGAAGAGCAAGTCTTGAACTAAGAGTAGACGGCGGTGCTTCGGCAAGCAATCTACTGATGCAAATACAGTCTGATCTTTTCGGATTTAAAATTACAAGACCCAAAACCTTAGAAACAACAGCATTAGGGGCGGCTTACTTAGCAGGTCTTGCTGTTGGATACTGGAAAAATATTGATGAGATACAGGCTCAATGGATTGTAGACAAAGATTTCCATCCTCAATTGGAAAAGGAAAAAGTAGATGCCATGGTTCATTCCTGGAACAAAGCGGTATCCCGTGCTCAAAGCTGGATTGAAGATTAA
- a CDS encoding glycerol-3-phosphate dehydrogenase/oxidase — MKRNEELSKLTSVKEWDFIVIGGGASGLGSALDAVSRGFKTLLLESHDFAKATSSRSTKLVHGGVRYLAQGDVGLVKEALKERGLLAKNAAHIVKNQSFIIPNYTWWGGIYYKIGLSVYDFLAGKLSLGKTKYISKSKTIEKLPTIEQNHLASGVVYQDGQFDDARLAVNLTQTIIEKGGSAVNYVKVINLLKDDKDKVMGVVAEDQISKQQYQIHAKVVINATGVFTNDILNMNNPKHGKLVVPSQGIHLVLDKSFLKSDDAIMIPKTSDGRVLFVVPWHDRALVGTTDTLLESESFEPRALEEEISFVLNTARQYLSKKPTREDVKSVFAGLRPLAAPKDGSKSTKEVSRSHKVIASDTGLVSIIGGKWTTYRKMAEDTIDKAMQVHNLGNTTSKTEHMSIHGNVKPEQVDRTNHLYVYGSDIPAIKALQQSNPRFSQKIHPDHPFTVAEVVWAVRNEMAETIEDVLARRARLLFLDARAAIDSAHNVARIIAEEKGYSEEWAQQQENEFIELAKGYLLTPYTPKVINLN, encoded by the coding sequence ATGAAACGAAACGAAGAACTCAGTAAATTAACCAGTGTAAAAGAATGGGACTTTATAGTCATAGGAGGAGGAGCCAGTGGTTTAGGTTCAGCATTAGACGCAGTAAGCAGAGGATTCAAAACTTTATTGCTTGAATCTCATGATTTTGCGAAAGCAACTTCCAGCAGAAGTACCAAACTAGTACATGGAGGAGTAAGATATTTAGCACAGGGAGACGTAGGTTTAGTGAAAGAAGCTTTGAAAGAAAGAGGTCTGTTGGCCAAAAACGCAGCTCATATTGTAAAAAATCAGTCTTTCATCATCCCTAATTATACCTGGTGGGGCGGAATCTATTATAAGATAGGTTTGTCTGTATATGATTTCCTTGCGGGTAAATTAAGTTTGGGTAAAACAAAATACATCAGCAAATCAAAAACCATTGAAAAGCTGCCTACTATTGAACAAAATCACTTAGCAAGTGGTGTTGTTTACCAGGATGGACAGTTTGATGATGCAAGACTTGCAGTCAACTTAACTCAAACCATTATTGAAAAAGGAGGAAGTGCAGTAAATTATGTGAAGGTTATTAATCTTCTAAAGGATGATAAAGACAAAGTAATGGGAGTGGTTGCTGAAGACCAGATCTCCAAACAGCAGTATCAGATTCATGCGAAAGTGGTTATTAATGCTACCGGGGTTTTTACTAATGATATCCTTAATATGAATAATCCTAAACATGGTAAACTGGTAGTACCTAGCCAGGGAATTCATCTGGTACTGGATAAATCATTCCTGAAAAGTGATGACGCTATCATGATTCCGAAAACTTCTGATGGAAGAGTATTATTTGTTGTACCTTGGCATGACAGAGCTTTGGTAGGAACTACGGATACTCTTCTGGAAAGTGAAAGCTTTGAGCCCCGTGCTTTGGAAGAAGAAATCAGTTTCGTTTTAAATACAGCAAGACAATACCTGTCTAAAAAACCAACTCGTGAGGATGTAAAATCTGTTTTTGCAGGACTTCGCCCTCTTGCCGCTCCAAAAGATGGAAGCAAGAGCACAAAAGAAGTTTCCCGAAGCCACAAGGTTATTGCTTCTGACACAGGACTGGTTTCCATTATTGGCGGAAAATGGACTACCTATCGTAAAATGGCTGAAGATACTATAGATAAAGCCATGCAGGTACACAATCTGGGTAACACTACTTCTAAAACAGAACACATGTCTATCCATGGAAATGTAAAACCTGAACAAGTAGACAGAACGAATCATTTATATGTTTACGGATCAGACATTCCTGCTATAAAAGCTCTACAGCAAAGCAATCCGCGTTTTTCACAAAAAATACATCCTGACCATCCATTTACTGTAGCAGAAGTAGTATGGGCCGTAAGAAATGAAATGGCAGAAACTATTGAGGATGTTTTGGCAAGACGAGCCCGCCTGTTGTTTCTAGATGCAAGAGCTGCCATAGACAGTGCACACAATGTTGCCAGAATCATTGCTGAAGAAAAAGGATATTCTGAAGAATGGGCACAGCAACAGGAAAATGAATTCATTGAATTGGCAAAAGGATATTTATTGACTCCTTATACCCCTAAAGTTATCAACCTTAATTAA
- a CDS encoding DeoR/GlpR family DNA-binding transcription regulator: MEKLIPRHDEILKELEEKGHVLVQDLCEKLNVSSVTIRKDLNYLESLGLLFRNHGGASKQVRYAYEQNVGEKENINVEAKQAIARAALSLIQENDCIILASGTTMHYLARMLMNFGPLTVLTSSLRVAIELCNNPNINVIQLGGEVRKSSTSIVGSISEGILKQFSCNKLFLGVDGIDLEFGISTSNAAEAHLNQVMIECADKTVVLADSSKLNKKGFGKIASLDQVDYLITDDGIVAEDQIRLEEIGVNVIK; the protein is encoded by the coding sequence ATGGAGAAGCTGATACCAAGGCATGATGAAATATTGAAAGAGCTTGAGGAAAAGGGACATGTTCTTGTTCAGGACCTATGCGAAAAGCTGAATGTTTCTTCGGTTACGATACGAAAGGATTTGAACTATCTCGAAAGTTTAGGGCTTCTTTTTAGAAATCATGGAGGGGCGAGTAAACAGGTGCGATATGCTTACGAACAGAATGTAGGTGAAAAGGAAAATATTAATGTTGAAGCCAAGCAGGCAATTGCAAGGGCTGCTCTGTCTTTAATTCAGGAGAATGACTGTATCATATTGGCGTCAGGTACTACGATGCATTATCTTGCCAGAATGTTGATGAACTTTGGTCCGCTTACGGTGCTGACTTCTTCATTGAGAGTGGCTATTGAACTTTGTAATAATCCAAATATTAATGTCATTCAATTAGGGGGGGAGGTAAGAAAAAGCTCTACTTCAATTGTAGGATCTATTTCGGAAGGAATTCTTAAACAATTCTCTTGCAATAAGCTTTTCCTGGGTGTAGATGGGATTGATCTAGAATTTGGAATAAGTACATCCAATGCAGCAGAAGCGCACCTTAATCAGGTTATGATTGAATGTGCTGATAAAACAGTAGTACTTGCAGATTCCTCAAAGCTAAATAAGAAAGGTTTTGGTAAAATTGCTTCTTTGGATCAGGTGGATTATCTGATTACGGATGATGGAATAGTTGCCGAAGATCAGATTAGGCTGGAAGAAATTGGGGTTAATGTTATTAAATAA
- the rplC gene encoding 50S ribosomal protein L3, with translation MSGIIGKKIGMTSLFNEEGKNIPCTVIQAGPCSVLQVRTLEKDGYKAVQLGFDDKSEKNVGKALAGHFKKAGSAPKAKLVEFYREFVDEVKVGEEVKVDLFMEGEYVDVTGTSKGKGFQGVVKRHGFGGVMQATHGQHNRLRAPGSIGAGSDPSRVFKGMRMAGRMGGKQVTVQNLQVLKVDQEQNLLVVKGAVPGAKNSYVIIRKWN, from the coding sequence ATGTCAGGTATTATTGGTAAAAAAATCGGTATGACGTCTTTGTTTAACGAAGAAGGAAAAAACATTCCTTGTACAGTTATTCAAGCTGGTCCATGCTCGGTTTTACAGGTCAGAACCTTAGAAAAAGACGGTTATAAAGCTGTTCAGTTAGGTTTCGATGACAAGAGTGAGAAGAACGTTGGTAAAGCGTTAGCTGGCCATTTCAAAAAGGCTGGTTCTGCTCCTAAAGCTAAATTAGTAGAATTCTACAGAGAGTTCGTTGATGAAGTAAAAGTAGGAGAAGAAGTAAAAGTTGATTTATTCATGGAAGGTGAGTATGTTGACGTAACAGGAACTTCAAAAGGTAAAGGCTTCCAGGGTGTTGTTAAAAGACACGGATTTGGAGGTGTAATGCAGGCAACTCATGGTCAGCACAACAGACTTAGAGCTCCAGGTTCTATCGGTGCTGGATCTGACCCTTCAAGAGTATTCAAAGGGATGAGAATGGCTGGAAGAATGGGAGGTAAGCAGGTAACTGTTCAAAACCTTCAAGTGTTAAAAGTTGATCAAGAACAAAATCTTTTAGTAGTAAAAGGTGCTGTTCCGGGAGCTAAAAATTCTTATGTAATTATCAGAAAATGGAACTAG
- the rplD gene encoding 50S ribosomal protein L4 has protein sequence MELVVLNTSGKETGRKVTLDETVFGIEPNQHAVYLEVKQYLAAQRQGTHKAKERSEITASTKKLKKQKGSGSARYGDIKSPTFRGGGRVFGPKPRDYRFKLNKALKRLAKKSVLSQKMRDNSIKVLEDVSFAAPKTKDFINVLNALELNGKKSLFVLPEANKNVYLSSRNLPKTKVMNFNEISSYDLVNAGEIIFFEGAVEKFQENLKK, from the coding sequence ATGGAACTAGTAGTATTAAATACATCAGGAAAAGAGACCGGAAGAAAAGTAACTCTAGACGAAACAGTATTCGGAATTGAGCCAAATCAGCACGCGGTTTACTTAGAAGTTAAACAGTACCTTGCTGCACAAAGACAAGGAACTCATAAAGCAAAAGAAAGAAGCGAAATTACTGCTTCTACTAAAAAGCTTAAGAAGCAAAAAGGATCAGGATCTGCTAGATATGGTGATATCAAATCTCCAACTTTCAGAGGTGGAGGTAGAGTATTCGGACCAAAACCAAGAGACTACAGATTCAAATTGAACAAAGCTCTTAAGAGATTAGCTAAAAAATCTGTTTTATCTCAAAAAATGAGAGACAACAGCATTAAAGTTTTAGAAGATGTGAGCTTTGCTGCTCCTAAGACTAAAGATTTCATCAATGTATTAAATGCATTGGAACTTAACGGTAAAAAATCTTTATTCGTTCTTCCTGAAGCTAACAAGAATGTGTATTTATCTTCAAGAAACTTACCTAAAACTAAAGTAATGAACTTTAATGAGATCAGTTCTTACGATTTAGTAAATGCTGGTGAGATCATTTTCTTCGAAGGTGCAGTTGAAAAATTCCAGGAAAATTTAAAGAAATAA
- the rplW gene encoding 50S ribosomal protein L23: MSVIIKPVISEKANYLTDLRGTYSFLVNPKANKIEIKKAVEAAYGVKVADVNTMIYAPKVSSKYTKKGLQVGKTNKLKKAVIKLAEGEVIDIFAVN; the protein is encoded by the coding sequence ATGTCAGTTATTATTAAACCAGTTATTTCAGAAAAGGCTAACTACCTTACAGATTTAAGAGGTACTTATTCTTTCTTAGTAAACCCTAAGGCGAATAAGATCGAGATCAAAAAGGCTGTTGAAGCGGCTTACGGTGTAAAAGTAGCAGACGTTAACACAATGATTTATGCTCCGAAGGTTTCTTCAAAGTACACTAAAAAAGGTCTTCAAGTAGGAAAGACAAATAAATTGAAAAAAGCGGTAATCAAACTTGCTGAAGGTGAGGTTATCGATATTTTTGCTGTAAATTAA
- the rplB gene encoding 50S ribosomal protein L2 → MSVRKLKPITPGQRFRIVNNFEEITTNKPEKSLTVGIKKSGGRNQTGKMTMRYTGGGHKKKYRIIDFKRNKANVEATVKSVEYDPNRTAFIALLEYADGEKRYIIAPNGIKVDQKVVSGESVEPNVGNAMKLKNIPLGTVISCVEMKPGQGAILARSAGSSAQLTSRDGKYAIIKLPSGESRMILTECMAMIGSVSNSDHQLTVSGKAGRSRWLGRRPRTRAVVMNPVDHPMGGGEGRSSGGHPRSRNGKPAKGYKTRKKNKVSNRYIVSKRK, encoded by the coding sequence ATGTCTGTTAGAAAATTAAAACCTATCACCCCGGGACAGAGATTCAGAATTGTAAACAATTTTGAGGAAATTACTACCAACAAACCAGAGAAATCTCTAACAGTTGGTATTAAAAAGTCAGGTGGACGTAACCAAACAGGTAAAATGACCATGCGTTACACCGGAGGTGGACACAAAAAGAAATACAGAATTATTGACTTCAAAAGAAACAAAGCAAACGTTGAAGCAACTGTAAAATCTGTAGAATACGATCCAAACAGAACTGCATTTATCGCTTTATTAGAGTACGCAGACGGAGAGAAGAGATATATCATCGCTCCAAACGGTATCAAAGTTGATCAGAAAGTAGTTTCAGGTGAAAGCGTTGAACCTAACGTAGGAAACGCAATGAAGTTGAAAAACATTCCATTAGGTACTGTAATTTCTTGCGTTGAAATGAAGCCTGGTCAAGGGGCTATTTTAGCAAGAAGTGCTGGTTCTTCAGCTCAATTAACATCTAGAGATGGTAAATATGCAATCATCAAGTTACCTTCAGGAGAATCAAGAATGATCCTTACTGAATGTATGGCAATGATTGGTTCTGTTTCCAACTCAGATCACCAATTAACTGTATCAGGTAAGGCTGGTAGAAGCAGATGGTTAGGTAGAAGACCAAGAACAAGAGCGGTTGTAATGAACCCAGTAGATCACCCAATGGGTGGTGGTGAAGGACGTTCTTCAGGAGGTCACCCAAGATCTAGAAACGGTAAACCGGCTAAAGGTTACAAAACTAGAAAGAAAAACAAAGTGTCTAACCGTTACATCGTATCTAAAAGAAAATAA
- the rpsS gene encoding 30S ribosomal protein S19: MARSLKKGPFIHHTLDKKVQANIESGKKTVIKTWSRASMISPDFVGQTIAVHNGKSFIPVYVTENMVGHKLGEFSPTRSFRGHGGNKNKGSR; encoded by the coding sequence ATGGCAAGATCACTTAAGAAAGGACCGTTCATTCATCATACTTTAGATAAGAAGGTTCAGGCAAATATAGAGTCTGGTAAGAAGACAGTTATCAAAACTTGGTCTAGAGCATCTATGATCTCTCCGGACTTCGTAGGACAAACTATTGCTGTACACAATGGGAAATCTTTTATCCCTGTTTACGTTACAGAAAACATGGTTGGTCACAAGTTAGGCGAATTTTCTCCAACAAGATCTTTCAGAGGTCATGGTGGTAACAAAAACAAAGGAAGCAGATAA
- the rplV gene encoding 50S ribosomal protein L22, which yields MGSRKQDSSIARKEANKDVVKASLNNCPSSPRKMRLVADIIRGEQVDKALYILKYSKKDASNKLEKLLLSAMANWQVKNEGADIEEANLIVKEIFVDSARQLKRLRPAPQGRGYRIRKRSNHVTLILGNKEN from the coding sequence ATGGGATCAAGAAAACAAGATAGTTCAATCGCAAGAAAAGAAGCTAACAAAGACGTTGTAAAAGCTTCATTAAATAATTGCCCGTCTTCTCCAAGAAAAATGAGATTAGTTGCTGATATCATTAGAGGAGAGCAGGTAGACAAAGCTCTTTATATCTTAAAATATTCTAAGAAGGACGCTTCTAACAAGTTAGAAAAATTACTTCTTTCTGCTATGGCAAACTGGCAGGTGAAAAACGAAGGTGCGGATATCGAAGAAGCTAACCTTATCGTTAAAGAAATCTTCGTGGATAGTGCAAGACAATTGAAGAGACTAAGACCAGCTCCACAAGGTAGAGGGTATAGAATCAGAAAAAGATCTAACCACGTTACATTAATCTTAGGTAATAAAGAAAATTAA
- the rpsC gene encoding 30S ribosomal protein S3, with product MGQKTNPIGNRLGIIRGWDSNWFGGNDYGDRIAEDYKIRRYLEARLSKGGISKIFIERTLKLVTVTITTARPGLIIGKGGQEVDKLKEELKKLTGKDIQINIFEIKRPELDAVLVADSISKQIENRISYRRAVKMAMASTMRMGAEGIKVQISGRLNGAEMARSESFKEGRIPLSTFRADIDYHWAEAHTTYGRLGVKVWIMKGEVYGKRELSPLVGQQKKGGQSDRGNRGGDRDNRRPRKNNNNNNNN from the coding sequence ATGGGACAGAAGACAAATCCAATTGGTAATAGATTAGGTATCATCAGAGGATGGGATTCTAACTGGTTTGGTGGAAACGATTATGGAGACAGAATCGCTGAAGACTACAAAATCAGAAGATACCTTGAGGCTAGATTATCTAAAGGTGGTATTTCAAAAATCTTTATTGAAAGAACCCTTAAATTAGTAACAGTTACAATCACTACTGCTAGACCGGGATTAATCATCGGTAAAGGAGGTCAGGAAGTTGATAAATTGAAAGAAGAATTGAAGAAATTGACTGGTAAGGATATTCAAATCAACATTTTCGAAATCAAAAGACCTGAATTAGATGCTGTATTAGTTGCTGATAGTATTTCTAAGCAAATTGAAAACAGAATTTCTTACAGAAGAGCTGTTAAAATGGCAATGGCAAGTACTATGAGAATGGGTGCTGAAGGTATCAAAGTTCAAATCTCTGGTAGATTGAACGGAGCTGAAATGGCAAGATCAGAATCTTTCAAAGAAGGAAGAATTCCATTGTCTACTTTCAGAGCTGATATCGATTACCACTGGGCAGAAGCTCACACTACTTACGGTAGATTAGGGGTTAAAGTTTGGATCATGAAAGGTGAAGTTTACGGTAAAAGAGAACTTTCTCCACTAGTGGGACAACAGAAAAAAGGAGGTCAGTCAGACAGAGGAAACAGAGGAGGAGACAGAGACAACAGAAGACCTAGAAAAAACAACAACAATAACAATAATAATTAA